CGCCATTCTGGCCGCTATCCTGTTCCCGGTGTTCGCCAGGGCCAGAGGTAAGGCTCGACAGGCTGCGTGTGTCTCCAACATGAAGCAGATCGGGCTGGCGATGATCATGTACGCGTCGGACTATGACCAACTGCTGCCCTACTGGTGCATTGCCGGGTCCAGTGATCACAACCCGAACGACATCACGTGGGACGTCTCGATCATGCCGTACATGAAGAACCAACAGATCCTCATCTGCCCGGATAACACTTTCAACAGCGGCGGGAACACACATCCGAACCAGGACGGCAAGAAGCGCGGATACGCTCTGCCCCGTTACGTTGCTGCCCAAATGCAGGACGCGCCGCCGAACCCAGTCAAGACCCTGGTCCTCGTCGAGAAGGGCGCCTATCTGCCAGCCAGCTACGAGGACGCGGCCAGCGAACACCCGATCCAGGCCGGCTTCAGCAAGGAGTACCCCAACCAGGTCGCGTGCCGGCATAATGAAGGGAATAACTTCGCGTTCCTTGACGGCCACTCCAAGTGGTACAAGTTCTCGTCCGGGCCGTGGGTCGAGAACAGTTTCGTAGGATCGGATCCCGGAGGCGGTTACTGGACCGGCGACCGCGCCGGCCGCTGCGAGTTCCCTGAGGACTGGCCGACCCAGTAACGAACCTGCCGCTCCCAGCGGCTGCCACCCGCTGGCGCTCAACTCCGAGCGCGCGGCCCGAGCCCGGGCGCGCGCTCGGTTGGTTTACAGACTGCGGTGCGGATGTCGGAGGAGTGATGGACGATGGGACGAAAGCAAGGCTTCACCCTCGTAGAGATTCTGGTGGTGATTGCCATTATCGCTGTGCTGGCTGCCATCCTGTTCCCCGTCTTCTCCCGTGTGCGGGAGAATGCCCGCAAGACCAACTGCCTGTCCAACCTCAACCAGGTCGGTGTGGCGATGCGCGCGTACTCGTCGGACTACGGCGGCTACATCGTGAACTGGTGCGTCAGCCACCCGGCCTGTGCTGCCACCCCTGGGTGGCCCGCGCCGCCGGCGGAATCGGTGAAGAACGATCCGGCTGACGGCGTCGTGACCTGGGACCTGAGCATCATGCGATACCTGAAGAGCGACAAGGTGCTCCTTTGCCCGTCCAACAAGAACCCAAGGACCGACGTGGGGCGCGCGGCCCGTGCGTACGCCATCGCGCGCTACACCCAGAAGGTAGTCGCCGGGGGCATCTGGGGCCCCTCTCTGGGTATGATGGAGGGCGACTTCCCCAAGCCCACAGAGACCGTACTGCTCTTCGAGAAAGGCAACAATCTCCCCGGATCCTGGGGCGATGCGTGTGGCGAGAACGTGTTCGAAAGCCATAACGGACCGCTCATCGACCAGTATGCCCCCAACGACAACGACGAGCAGACGTCGGGCGGCCAGACTATCAACGTCCGCATGTTCCATGGTGACGGAAAGAACATCCTCTTCCTCGACGGCCACGCCAAGTACTTCACCAAGACCACCGGGCCTTTCGCGAAAGTCGGCGCATCCTACGCCGTCCCCGGTATGGTCTTCACACGCGCCGACATCCCCCAATGACCCGCGCAACCCACAATGCATAATCACGCTATATAACAACGAAGCAAAATCTGCTATAATGCGCGTGCCGGAAAGCCAGGCATCCAGCGTGGGACGCGCCACGCTGGATCCACAGCAAGAATTCCTTCAAACCCAATGAAACGCGGGCCCGAGAGGTCGCGGTTTCAGCCGACAAGGGGCTGTGAGCAGTGAGCAGTCGCAAGTGCCTGTTGGGCATTGACGTCGGATCGGTCAGCGTGAATCTTGCCGTGCTGGACGGGAACAAGTCAGTCATCCAGGAACGGTACGTTCGGCACAAAGGCCGGCCGATGAAGGTCGCCGCCGAAGTGCTGCGCGAGGCGATCTCCGAGCTGGGGATCGAGAACATCGCCGGCCTCGCCGCTACTGGAGCCGGGGGGAGGGTCATCGCACAGATTCTGGGCGCCACCTTCACTAACGAGGTCGTTGCCCAAGCCACCGCAACCAGTACCCTGCACCCAGAGGTCCGCACAGTCGTTGAGATAGGCGGGGAGGACTCCAAGCTCCTGTACCTGCAGCCTTCACAGTCGGGCGACCACATCGACATCGCGGACTTCGCCATGAACAGCATGTGCGCGGCAGGGACAGGCTCGTTCCTGGATCAGCAGGCCTCGCGCCTGGGGCTGAGCATTGAGGATTTCGGACGCCTGGCGCTGGAATCCCAGACACCGCCGCGCGTGGCCGGACGCTGCAGCGTGTTCGCAAAGTCTGACATGATCCATCTGCAGCAGAAAGCCACACCCACCAGTGACATCGTCGCGGGCCTGTGCTATGCCCTTGTCCGGAATTTCAAGAGCACCGTCGGCTCGGCGCGGGCCCTGGAGCCGCCGGTCGCCTTCCAGGGCGGTGTCGCGGCCAATCCCGGCATCGTTCGCGCCATGCGCGACGTACTGGAACTCACCGAAGACCAACTCGTAATCCCTGAGCATTTCGCGGCCATGGGCGCAATTGGCGCCGTTCTCAAGGCCGGCGACGACATCGCTCAGCCGGATTTCTCGAGGCTTGACGAACTTGCACAATACGTCTTTCATGCCGGCTCCGACCGCACCCTGCTTCCGCTGAAGCTCGACAATGCGGTCATTATGCCCGCTGAAGTAACGCGCCCGGAGCCTCGCGACGGCGAGCGCATTCCCGCGTACCTGGGTGTGGATATCGGCTCCATCAGCACGAATCTGGTGGTCATCGACGCCGACGGCAATGTGCTGTGCAAACGCTATCTGATGACCGCCGGCGCGCCAATTGAGGCGGTCCGTACGGGCCTTCGCGAAGTGGGGCAGGAAGTCGGCGCCATCGTGGACATCCGGGGCGCCTGCACCACCGGTTCCGGCAGGTACCTGATCGCCGACTTCATCGGTGCGGACGTGGTGAAGAACGAGATAACCGCCCAGGCAAGGGGCGCTCTGGCCATCGACCCGAAGGTGGACACCATCTTTGAGATCGGCGGCCAGGACTCCAAGTATATTCGCCTGGAGAACGGCCACGTCGTCGACTTCGAAATGAACAAGGTCTGCGCCGCGGGAACTGGATCCTTCCTGGAGGAGCAGGCGGAAAAACTGGGCATCAGCATCAAAGAAGAGTTCGGGAATCTTGCTCTGCAGGCGAAAAACCCGGCCAACCTGGGCGAGCGCTGCACCGTGTTCATGGAGACCGAACTGCAGCGTAACCAGCAGGCCGGCACCCCCACTGAGGACCTCGTCGCCGGGCTCGCGTACTCTGTTGTCTATAACTATCTCAACCGCGTGGTGGCTCGCAAGCCCGTTGGCGAACGGATCTTCTTCCAGGGGGGCACCGCTTTCAACCGCGCCGTAGTCGCCGCATTCGGCATGGTCACCGGCAAGACGATCACCGTCCCCGCACACAATGAAGTCACTGGCGCGCTAGGGTGCGCCCTCATTGCTCGTGAGGAAGACCAGGGCAAGGGCAGCCGATTCAAAGGCTTTGATCTCAGCGAGCGCAAGTACACCATCCAGTCCTTTGAGTGCCGCGAATGTGCGAACCGCTGCGAAATCAACAAGGTCACCGTTGAGGGCGAAAGGCCGCTCTTCTACGGCAGTCGGTGCGAGAAGTACGATGTCGACCGCTCGCGGCGCACCGATATCGATCTGCCGGACCTTTTCGCCGAACGCGAGCAGATGCTGCTTACGGCGTACCAGCCTCGCACGGAGCTTCCGGAAGATGCGCCCAGGGTCGGCATTCCCCGGGCGCTCATGTTCCACGACCTGTTTCCGATGTGGCACGCGATGCTCACGGAACTCGGCTGCCGAGTGGTCCTCTCCGACCCCACAAACAAGAGCATCATCCATGAAGGCGTGGAGAAATCGGTGGTCGAGACCTGTTTTCCCGTGAAGGTGGCGCTGGGGCACGTCCTGGACCTGCTGAGCAAGGACATCGAGTACATCTTCCTGCCCAGCGTGATCAACCTGCCCAAGCTGGACAAGAGCATGACCGACTCCTTCGTCTGCCCCTACGGGCAGAGCTTCCCATACACCGTCAATTCGGCGGTGGACATCGAAGCACACGGCGTGAAGCCTTTGCGCCCCGTATTCTATCTCGAACACGGATCGCGCCAACTTGTGCCGGCTATGACGCCGATCGCGAAGGAACTGGGAAGGAGCGAAGCCGATGCCCGGCGCGCAGTGGATGCCGGAATCGCCGCTCAGCGCCGGTTCGCCCAATTGCTGCAGGTCCGCGGAAAGCAGGTGCTGGACAACCTGCCCGAAGACCGGCCGTCAATCGTCATCGTCAGTCGCGCGTACAACGGGTGCGATCCCGGCGCTAACCTGGAGATCCCCCAGAAGCTGCGGCACATGGGGGTACTGGCGATCCCCCTGGACTTCCTCCCGCTGGACAATGTGGAATTGCCGGGCGACTGGTTCAACATGTACTGGCGCTACGGCCAGCGAATCCTTGCCGCCGCCGAGGTCATCTCGCAGAACCCGAAACTGCACGCGCTTTACTTGACGAACTTCAGCTGCGGGCCCGACTCCTTCATCATGCGGTACTTCCAGGAACGCCTCGGAAGCGAACCCGTGCTGATGATCGAGGTCGATGAGCACAGCGCCGACGCGGGGATGATCACCCGTTGCGAGGCCTTCCTTGACAGCCTGGAGTCCACGAAGGGGCAGGTCTTCGAGAAGGGTCGGACCTTCCGGCCTCTGAGCATCGCCACCGGGTCGCGGCGCGAGATGCTCATCCCCAACATGAGCAGCCATGCATATGCCGTGGCCGCCGCTTTCCGGGCCTGTGGCATGCCTGCGCGCGTCATGGATCCGCCGGATGATGAGACCCTTATGTGGGGTCGCAAGTACACATCTGGCAAGGAGTGCTTCCCCTGCATCGTCACCACCGGCGACATGGTGCGCGAGGTCATGCGCCCGGACTTCGACCGGGACACCGCCGCGTTCTTCATGGGCGGTTCCGGAGGTCCCTGCCGATTCGGTCAGTACAACGCCCTCCAGCGCATGGTGCTGGATGATCTGGGCTACACCGACGTCCCGCTCTACGCCCCCAACCAGGCAAGCGGCTTCTTTGACGACCTGGGCGTGGTGGGACGCAAGTTCCTGCGGCTTGCCTGGCGAGGAATGGTGGCAGTAGACTTGCTGGATAAGGCGCTGATGGAGATTCGCCCTTATGAGGTGCGGCCAGGCACAACCGATGCCGTCCACCAGGTCTCGCTTGAGGATGTGACCGAGGCTGTCGCCGGCAACGGTGATCTCCTTGCAGCCCTCAAACGTTCACGTGACCGGTTCGCGGCAATCGAGATCGACCGCTCGCAGGAACGCCCGATCATCGGGCTCGTGGGCGAGTTCTACATCCGCGCCAACGCCTTCAGCAATGAGGACCTGGTGCGCAAGATCGAGGAACTGGGCGGGGAGGTCTGGGCATCGCCGATCTACGAGTGGTTCCTGTACCGAAATTTCCGCCGTGACATGCGTGCGAAGCTTGCCGGAAACCTGAAGCTGCGGCTCAAGAACTGGCTCATGGACCGGGTGATGGTCTCCGATGAACACCACCTGATCGCTGCTTTCGACGGGCTTCTGCGCAATGCCTATGAGCCCCC
The sequence above is drawn from the Armatimonadota bacterium genome and encodes:
- a CDS encoding DUF1559 domain-containing protein, with product MSVRVHRRGFTLIELLVVIAIIAILAAILFPVFARARGKARQAACVSNMKQIGLAMIMYASDYDQLLPYWCIAGSSDHNPNDITWDVSIMPYMKNQQILICPDNTFNSGGNTHPNQDGKKRGYALPRYVAAQMQDAPPNPVKTLVLVEKGAYLPASYEDAASEHPIQAGFSKEYPNQVACRHNEGNNFAFLDGHSKWYKFSSGPWVENSFVGSDPGGGYWTGDRAGRCEFPEDWPTQ
- a CDS encoding DUF1559 domain-containing protein produces the protein MGRKQGFTLVEILVVIAIIAVLAAILFPVFSRVRENARKTNCLSNLNQVGVAMRAYSSDYGGYIVNWCVSHPACAATPGWPAPPAESVKNDPADGVVTWDLSIMRYLKSDKVLLCPSNKNPRTDVGRAARAYAIARYTQKVVAGGIWGPSLGMMEGDFPKPTETVLLFEKGNNLPGSWGDACGENVFESHNGPLIDQYAPNDNDEQTSGGQTINVRMFHGDGKNILFLDGHAKYFTKTTGPFAKVGASYAVPGMVFTRADIPQ
- a CDS encoding CoA activase, which gives rise to MSSRKCLLGIDVGSVSVNLAVLDGNKSVIQERYVRHKGRPMKVAAEVLREAISELGIENIAGLAATGAGGRVIAQILGATFTNEVVAQATATSTLHPEVRTVVEIGGEDSKLLYLQPSQSGDHIDIADFAMNSMCAAGTGSFLDQQASRLGLSIEDFGRLALESQTPPRVAGRCSVFAKSDMIHLQQKATPTSDIVAGLCYALVRNFKSTVGSARALEPPVAFQGGVAANPGIVRAMRDVLELTEDQLVIPEHFAAMGAIGAVLKAGDDIAQPDFSRLDELAQYVFHAGSDRTLLPLKLDNAVIMPAEVTRPEPRDGERIPAYLGVDIGSISTNLVVIDADGNVLCKRYLMTAGAPIEAVRTGLREVGQEVGAIVDIRGACTTGSGRYLIADFIGADVVKNEITAQARGALAIDPKVDTIFEIGGQDSKYIRLENGHVVDFEMNKVCAAGTGSFLEEQAEKLGISIKEEFGNLALQAKNPANLGERCTVFMETELQRNQQAGTPTEDLVAGLAYSVVYNYLNRVVARKPVGERIFFQGGTAFNRAVVAAFGMVTGKTITVPAHNEVTGALGCALIAREEDQGKGSRFKGFDLSERKYTIQSFECRECANRCEINKVTVEGERPLFYGSRCEKYDVDRSRRTDIDLPDLFAEREQMLLTAYQPRTELPEDAPRVGIPRALMFHDLFPMWHAMLTELGCRVVLSDPTNKSIIHEGVEKSVVETCFPVKVALGHVLDLLSKDIEYIFLPSVINLPKLDKSMTDSFVCPYGQSFPYTVNSAVDIEAHGVKPLRPVFYLEHGSRQLVPAMTPIAKELGRSEADARRAVDAGIAAQRRFAQLLQVRGKQVLDNLPEDRPSIVIVSRAYNGCDPGANLEIPQKLRHMGVLAIPLDFLPLDNVELPGDWFNMYWRYGQRILAAAEVISQNPKLHALYLTNFSCGPDSFIMRYFQERLGSEPVLMIEVDEHSADAGMITRCEAFLDSLESTKGQVFEKGRTFRPLSIATGSRREMLIPNMSSHAYAVAAAFRACGMPARVMDPPDDETLMWGRKYTSGKECFPCIVTTGDMVREVMRPDFDRDTAAFFMGGSGGPCRFGQYNALQRMVLDDLGYTDVPLYAPNQASGFFDDLGVVGRKFLRLAWRGMVAVDLLDKALMEIRPYEVRPGTTDAVHQVSLEDVTEAVAGNGDLLAALKRSRDRFAAIEIDRSQERPIIGLVGEFYIRANAFSNEDLVRKIEELGGEVWASPIYEWFLYRNFRRDMRAKLAGNLKLRLKNWLMDRVMVSDEHHLIAAFDGLLRNAYEPPTQEVLAMAEPYVHRSFEGEAIMTVGKAVDFARKGLSGVVAVMPFTCMPGTISEALMKRVREDENEIPFLNMVYDGFEQSTARTRLEAFMYQAREYMNRNRAAAAL